In the Flavobacterium acetivorans genome, one interval contains:
- a CDS encoding OsmC family protein — MKITLNRVNDNFHFELKNERGHLVNVDSRPEFGGNDQGPSPMELVLMGVAGCSAIDMISILKKQRQEITSFKAEVEGERVQVGEAKPFKDINVVFFLEGEINPEKAARAAQLSFEKYCSVSKTLEPTATIHYKVVLNNIALG, encoded by the coding sequence ATGAAAATAACATTAAACAGAGTAAATGACAACTTCCATTTCGAATTAAAAAACGAACGTGGACATTTAGTAAATGTTGATAGCCGACCGGAATTTGGAGGCAATGATCAAGGACCAAGCCCAATGGAATTGGTATTGATGGGAGTTGCGGGATGCAGCGCGATTGATATGATTTCGATTCTAAAAAAACAACGTCAGGAAATTACTTCTTTTAAAGCTGAGGTCGAAGGCGAAAGAGTGCAAGTAGGAGAGGCTAAGCCATTCAAAGATATTAACGTGGTTTTCTTCTTAGAAGGTGAAATTAATCCTGAAAAAGCGGCGCGCGCGGCCCAACTTTCTTTTGAGAAATACTGTTCCGTTTCTAAAACATTAGAACCAACAGCCACAATACATTATAAAGTAGTTTTGAATAATATAGCACTTGGTTAA
- a CDS encoding RrF2 family transcriptional regulator, protein MLSKKTKYGIKALTFLARQKDQTPVQIAEIAKSENISIKFLESILLLLRHSGFLGAKKGKGGGYYLIKEPKDINMAHVYRILEGPIALLPCASHNFYEKCEDCTDEATCAVRRLMTEVRDNTLMILENNTLADIAF, encoded by the coding sequence ATGCTTTCTAAAAAAACGAAATACGGAATAAAAGCTTTGACTTTTTTGGCACGCCAGAAAGATCAAACGCCAGTTCAAATTGCTGAAATTGCAAAAAGTGAAAACATTTCGATTAAATTTTTAGAAAGCATTTTGTTGTTATTGCGCCATTCGGGTTTTTTGGGTGCCAAAAAAGGAAAGGGGGGCGGTTATTACCTGATCAAAGAACCCAAAGACATTAATATGGCTCATGTCTACCGAATTCTGGAAGGCCCTATAGCGCTATTGCCTTGTGCTAGTCATAATTTTTACGAAAAATGTGAAGATTGTACCGATGAAGCTACTTGTGCTGTTAGAAGGCTAATGACCGAAGTAAGAGACAATACCCTGATGATATTAGAAAATAATACCCTGGCTGATATCGCTTTTTAA
- a CDS encoding sulfite exporter TauE/SafE family protein — MNSELNGDSITVKQEVTFAQRLWVIIPIVLLVGLFSTLVYNHYAEFSWDGFVGGFNQEFLIFFCIGVFAQLVDGTLGMGYGATSTSFLLAYGVPPVVSSTGVHVAEMFTTGVSAISHHKFGNINKKLVRHLLIPGVLGSITGAYLLSNVIDGEVVKPFIAVYMIALACIIIRKAMKKNIIKKKTKKLGVLASFGGFMDSVGGGGWGPIVTSTLLGRGRNPRYTIGSVNAAEFAVSFASGITFMLFGGIQGWQVIIGLILGGVIAAPIAAILVNKIKRQPMMILVGVLIIILSLKTLSKLL; from the coding sequence ATGAATTCAGAATTAAATGGAGATAGTATAACGGTAAAACAAGAAGTTACTTTCGCGCAGCGTTTGTGGGTTATAATTCCAATTGTTTTGTTGGTTGGATTATTTTCGACATTAGTATACAACCATTATGCTGAGTTTTCTTGGGATGGTTTTGTAGGAGGTTTTAATCAGGAGTTTTTAATATTTTTCTGTATAGGAGTTTTTGCTCAACTAGTTGATGGGACTTTAGGAATGGGTTACGGCGCTACTTCTACCTCTTTTTTATTGGCTTATGGAGTCCCTCCGGTTGTTAGTAGCACCGGAGTACACGTCGCAGAAATGTTTACTACAGGGGTGTCTGCTATTTCACATCATAAATTTGGAAACATCAATAAAAAATTAGTTAGACACTTGCTTATACCGGGTGTTTTAGGGTCAATAACAGGAGCTTATTTGTTATCTAATGTGATTGATGGCGAGGTTGTTAAGCCGTTTATTGCAGTATATATGATTGCGTTAGCTTGTATTATCATTAGAAAAGCCATGAAGAAGAACATCATCAAAAAGAAAACCAAGAAATTAGGTGTTTTGGCTTCTTTTGGTGGTTTTATGGATTCGGTTGGCGGTGGCGGCTGGGGTCCAATTGTAACTTCTACTCTTCTAGGGCGTGGCAGAAATCCGAGGTATACAATCGGTTCTGTCAATGCTGCGGAGTTTGCAGTTTCTTTTGCCAGCGGAATCACTTTCATGCTTTTTGGAGGAATCCAAGGTTGGCAGGTAATTATCGGATTGATTTTGGGTGGCGTGATTGCCGCTCCAATTGCCGCTATATTAGTGAATAAAATCAAAAGACAGCCGATGATGATTTTGGTGGGCGTTTTAATTATTATTTTGAGTTTAAAAACATTGTCTAAATTATTATAA
- a CDS encoding sulfate adenylyltransferase subunit 1: MEVLKIATAGSVDDGKSTLIGRLLYDTKSLTTDKIEAIEKSSKQKGYDYLDFSLATDGLVAEREQGITIDVAHIYFSTAKKSYIIADTPGHVEYTRNMVTGASTSQVSIILIDARKGVIEQTYRHFFINNLLRVKEVIVAINKMDLVDYSEEVFNKIKADFQELNSKSAFKEQTVSYIPLSAINGGNVADRSENMPWYTGQTVLEHLEALEPEDVFETGKARFPVQTVIRPKTEEYHDFRGYAGKLYGNNIKVGDAVTVLPSLTESKVSNIHFFDGQFDEAAAGSSITIELENDINVTRGDMIVKSDELPRIEKDITTTICWMDSKKLVPGTKYLIQHNTNRVLAKIDSVKNVIATDYSGSTPATQLAINEIGEVSIKLSKPLYFDAYNDNKSNGVFILIDAATNTTAGVGFIK, translated from the coding sequence ATGGAAGTTTTAAAAATAGCAACAGCAGGAAGCGTAGATGACGGAAAAAGTACTTTAATCGGGAGATTATTGTACGATACAAAATCATTGACAACAGATAAAATAGAAGCGATAGAAAAAAGCAGCAAACAAAAAGGATATGATTATCTAGATTTTTCATTAGCAACGGATGGTTTGGTTGCAGAAAGAGAACAAGGAATTACGATTGATGTGGCGCATATTTATTTTTCGACAGCCAAGAAAAGTTACATTATTGCCGATACGCCGGGTCATGTAGAATATACCAGAAACATGGTTACGGGAGCTTCAACTTCACAGGTTTCAATTATTTTGATCGATGCTCGAAAAGGAGTGATTGAGCAAACCTATCGTCACTTTTTTATCAATAATTTATTGCGCGTAAAAGAAGTGATTGTAGCTATCAATAAAATGGATTTGGTTGATTATTCGGAAGAAGTATTCAATAAAATCAAAGCCGATTTCCAAGAATTAAACAGTAAAAGTGCATTCAAAGAACAAACGGTAAGTTACATTCCTTTAAGCGCCATTAATGGAGGAAATGTAGCTGACAGGTCAGAAAATATGCCTTGGTACACAGGGCAAACGGTTTTGGAGCATTTAGAAGCTTTAGAGCCAGAAGATGTTTTTGAAACAGGAAAAGCACGTTTCCCGGTTCAAACGGTTATCAGACCAAAAACCGAGGAATACCACGATTTTAGAGGATATGCCGGAAAATTATACGGAAACAATATTAAAGTTGGAGATGCAGTAACGGTTCTTCCATCTTTGACGGAATCAAAAGTTAGCAACATTCATTTTTTTGATGGACAATTTGACGAAGCTGCTGCCGGTTCTTCAATCACGATCGAATTAGAGAATGACATCAATGTGACTCGTGGGGATATGATTGTAAAATCGGATGAACTTCCAAGAATCGAAAAAGACATCACGACAACGATTTGTTGGATGGACAGCAAAAAATTGGTTCCGGGAACAAAATATTTGATCCAGCACAACACCAACAGAGTTTTGGCCAAAATTGACAGTGTGAAAAACGTAATCGCAACCGATTATTCCGGTTCAACGCCAGCCACTCAATTAGCTATTAACGAAATTGGAGAAGTAAGTATTAAATTAAGCAAGCCATTATATTTTGATGCCTACAATGACAACAAATCTAACGGAGTTTTCATTTTGATCGATGCCGCAACCAATACAACCGCAGGAGTTGGTTTTATAAAATAA
- a CDS encoding phosphoadenylyl-sulfate reductase, producing the protein MSTAITNTLLKKTKGFSIEETLEFLANEYKDKVVFSTSFGQEDQVITALIAKNELPITIFTLDTGRMFQETYDVFHKTLKKYKIDIKTYFPEATAVEELLNKKGPNSFYESVENRKECCFIRKVAPLTKALKGNSIWITGLRAEQSENRNNLDLFEYDVHFDIIKFNPLLKWTLEEVQKYIDDNNVPQNALHKQGFVSIGCAPCTRVIAPGEDIRAGRWSWESSHKECGLHQK; encoded by the coding sequence ATGAGTACAGCAATAACAAATACCTTATTAAAGAAAACAAAAGGATTTTCGATCGAGGAAACTTTAGAATTTTTAGCTAATGAGTACAAGGATAAAGTGGTTTTTTCAACTTCTTTCGGGCAAGAAGACCAAGTGATTACGGCGCTTATCGCGAAAAATGAGTTGCCAATCACCATTTTTACTTTAGATACGGGACGAATGTTTCAAGAGACTTATGATGTTTTTCATAAGACATTGAAAAAGTATAAAATAGATATTAAAACCTATTTTCCGGAAGCTACAGCGGTCGAAGAATTGCTAAACAAGAAAGGACCAAACAGTTTTTACGAATCGGTGGAGAATAGAAAAGAATGTTGTTTTATCAGGAAAGTGGCGCCATTGACCAAAGCCTTAAAAGGAAATTCGATTTGGATTACAGGTTTAAGAGCCGAACAATCGGAAAACAGAAACAATTTGGATTTGTTTGAATATGATGTTCACTTTGATATCATAAAATTCAACCCCTTGTTGAAATGGACATTAGAAGAAGTTCAAAAATATATTGATGATAACAATGTGCCTCAAAATGCATTGCACAAACAAGGATTTGTGAGTATAGGATGTGCACCTTGTACCAGAGTAATTGCTCCGGGAGAAGATATCAGAGCGGGAAGATGGTCATGGGAGTCGAGTCATAAAGAGTGCGGTTTGCACCAAAAATAA
- a CDS encoding HEPN domain-containing protein: MQSFRTEIENPIVEKDIIDLEKKIRLFKEGKIDDERFRSLRLARGVYGQRQEGVQMIRIKLPFGKVTSEQLNRITKVSDEYSTGRLHITTRQDIQIHYVSLDRTPELWANLEKDDVTLREACGNTVRNITASETAGIDVDEPFDVSPYAHAMFQFFLRNPVCQEMGRKFKISFSSSDKDTALSYLHDLGFIPKIVDGQRGFKVMLGGGLGSQPSHAELLSEFIPVNQIIPTAEGVLRIFDRFGERAKRLKARMKFLIKDIGRDEFLKLVEEEKLALSHQVVEIDTTAFEVAIPEPLLTAPKVTIEDTVAFEAWKKSNVIPQKQVGYVAIGIKVLLGDFYTDKARALADLIKNYAANELRFTLRQDILIRNVKEENLEFFYQELAKLDFVALGYNSTADITACPGTDTCNLGIASSTGIAEELERVLQTEYPQYSNNKEITIKISGCMNACGQHNMAEIGFQGMSINAGKLVAPALQVLLGGGNLGNGVGRFSDKVIKIPSRRGPDALRFILNDFEENGNGQSFLDYYDAKGEKYFYEFLKPLADVTNLTEADFVDWGNADNYVKAVGVGECAGVVIDLVATLLLEAKDKLTFAQEAFEDKKWSDAIYHAYAGFVNGAKALLLSENQKTNHQAGIISLFDTVFVETNKIPLQSTLKDLVFQINQNEPSEEFAKKYIQEAITFFDTIEAFRAKDLKDEK; the protein is encoded by the coding sequence ATGCAAAGTTTTAGAACCGAAATAGAAAATCCGATTGTCGAAAAAGACATCATCGATTTAGAGAAAAAAATTCGTTTATTCAAAGAAGGAAAAATCGATGACGAACGTTTTCGTAGCCTTCGTTTAGCAAGAGGAGTGTACGGTCAACGTCAAGAAGGCGTGCAAATGATACGTATCAAATTGCCTTTCGGGAAAGTGACCAGCGAGCAATTAAATCGTATCACTAAAGTTTCGGATGAATATTCTACAGGGCGTTTGCACATTACCACGCGTCAGGATATCCAGATTCACTATGTAAGTTTGGACAGAACTCCGGAATTATGGGCTAATTTAGAGAAAGACGATGTTACCTTGAGAGAAGCTTGCGGTAACACCGTACGAAATATTACAGCAAGTGAAACGGCGGGAATTGATGTTGATGAACCTTTTGATGTTTCGCCTTATGCCCATGCCATGTTCCAGTTTTTCTTGAGAAACCCGGTTTGTCAGGAAATGGGAAGAAAATTCAAAATCTCATTTTCTTCTTCGGATAAAGATACGGCACTGAGTTATTTACACGATTTAGGTTTTATTCCAAAAATTGTTGATGGTCAAAGAGGGTTTAAAGTGATGTTAGGTGGAGGATTAGGTTCGCAGCCGAGTCATGCCGAATTGTTGTCGGAATTTATTCCTGTAAATCAAATTATCCCGACAGCCGAAGGAGTTTTAAGAATATTTGATCGTTTTGGAGAAAGAGCCAAAAGATTGAAAGCGCGTATGAAATTCTTGATTAAAGATATTGGTCGTGACGAATTTTTAAAATTGGTCGAAGAAGAAAAATTAGCCTTGTCACATCAAGTGGTTGAAATCGATACGACTGCTTTTGAAGTGGCGATTCCAGAACCTTTATTGACGGCGCCAAAAGTTACAATCGAAGATACAGTAGCTTTCGAAGCTTGGAAAAAATCAAATGTAATTCCACAGAAGCAAGTGGGTTATGTAGCGATTGGAATCAAAGTTTTATTGGGTGATTTTTATACTGATAAAGCCAGAGCATTGGCTGATTTGATAAAAAATTATGCGGCGAATGAATTGCGTTTTACGCTAAGACAAGATATTTTAATACGAAATGTAAAAGAGGAAAATCTGGAGTTTTTCTATCAAGAATTGGCCAAATTGGATTTTGTAGCTTTAGGATACAACAGCACAGCAGATATCACGGCTTGTCCGGGAACCGATACCTGTAATCTTGGTATTGCAAGCAGCACCGGAATTGCTGAGGAATTGGAAAGAGTATTACAAACGGAATATCCGCAATACAGCAATAATAAAGAAATTACGATTAAAATTAGTGGTTGTATGAATGCTTGTGGGCAGCACAATATGGCCGAAATTGGTTTTCAGGGAATGTCTATCAATGCCGGAAAATTGGTTGCGCCGGCACTTCAGGTGTTATTGGGCGGAGGAAATTTAGGAAACGGAGTAGGGAGATTTTCCGATAAAGTGATCAAAATCCCAAGCCGTAGAGGGCCAGATGCTTTGCGTTTTATCTTAAATGATTTTGAAGAAAATGGAAACGGACAATCCTTTTTGGATTATTACGATGCCAAAGGAGAGAAATATTTCTATGAATTTTTGAAACCTTTAGCCGATGTAACCAACCTTACCGAAGCTGATTTTGTAGATTGGGGAAATGCCGATAATTACGTAAAAGCGGTTGGAGTGGGAGAATGTGCCGGTGTTGTAATTGATTTGGTGGCTACTTTATTGTTAGAAGCCAAAGATAAATTGACTTTTGCACAGGAAGCTTTCGAAGACAAAAAATGGTCAGATGCAATTTATCATGCTTATGCAGGTTTTGTAAACGGCGCGAAAGCTTTATTGCTTTCGGAAAACCAAAAAACAAACCATCAAGCAGGAATAATAAGTTTGTTTGATACTGTTTTTGTAGAAACCAATAAAATTCCATTGCAATCCACCTTAAAAGATTTAGTGTTTCAAATTAATCAGAATGAACCATCTGAGGAATTCGCCAAAAAG
- the thrA gene encoding bifunctional aspartate kinase/homoserine dehydrogenase I, with translation MKILKFGGKSLSNGEGISKVVSIIVDKVNQGEQIAVVVSARGNATDELEEILKLASKNGDYKALFEDFKKYQNGDYPEVDLSEEFQVLEKLFEGISLIGDYSTKIKDQVLSKGELISAKLLTAILVSQGVKAHFTDSRVLLKTDSKFGDAQPLEQLSKKNVIQHFKENNGTTVNIVTGFIGSNNNNDTTTLGRNGSNYTASLLANYLDAEELQNYTHVDGIYTANPDLVLDAKKIDHLTFNEANELANFGATILHAKTIIPLLEKNIPLRILNTFNHENKGTLITSNSNKEGIKTLSVLENVALVNLEGRGLLGKTGVDARIFRVMGDNDISVSIISQGSSERGIGLVVAADKATKAMIELEKEFENDFYSKDVNKITVTDNVSVISIIGQDLSTFHKPYTALIKNKIVPILFNNTVTGKNVSLVVYKHQLNKALNVIHGEIFGVSKKINIAVFGHGLVGGTLINQILESAETIEKRKGIKLNVFAIANSKNILLNKNGVSPNWKNEIQTNGFSYSIDDVIAYANEHHLENLIAIDNTASAAFVENYIPLVESSFDLISSNKVANTLSYGFYKELRKALADNQKNYLYETNVGAGLPLIDTIKLLHLSGENITKIKGVFSGTLSYLFNNFSAKDVPFSEILKEAIDNGYTEPDPREDLCGNDVGRKLLILARELDLQNEFEEIEIQNLIPEHLREGNVSDFLNKLKEFDPIYDKIKSEQEPNHVLRYIGELSGDLQHDKGILEVKLVSVPSDTALGGLKGSDSFFEIYTESYGDRPIVIQGAGAGSAVTARGVFGDILRLSDKG, from the coding sequence ATGAAAATATTAAAATTTGGAGGAAAATCACTATCGAACGGTGAAGGAATAAGTAAAGTTGTTTCAATTATTGTTGACAAAGTAAATCAAGGAGAACAAATTGCTGTGGTTGTATCAGCTCGCGGAAATGCAACTGACGAATTAGAAGAGATTCTAAAATTGGCTTCTAAAAATGGAGATTATAAAGCATTATTTGAAGATTTTAAAAAATACCAAAACGGAGATTATCCAGAAGTTGATTTGTCAGAAGAATTTCAAGTATTGGAAAAACTTTTTGAGGGAATTAGCCTGATTGGAGATTATAGCACTAAAATAAAAGATCAGGTTCTTTCTAAGGGCGAATTGATTTCGGCAAAATTATTGACCGCAATCTTAGTTTCACAGGGTGTAAAGGCTCATTTTACAGATTCTAGAGTTTTACTGAAAACAGATTCTAAATTTGGTGATGCGCAACCTTTAGAACAACTTTCGAAGAAAAATGTGATCCAACACTTTAAGGAAAACAATGGGACAACAGTAAATATTGTTACCGGTTTTATTGGTTCAAATAACAACAATGATACGACGACTTTAGGGAGAAATGGCAGTAATTACACCGCTTCGTTGCTGGCTAATTATTTGGATGCCGAAGAACTTCAGAATTATACCCATGTGGATGGAATTTACACTGCTAATCCGGATTTGGTTTTGGATGCCAAGAAAATTGATCATCTGACTTTTAACGAAGCCAATGAGTTGGCTAATTTTGGTGCGACAATATTACATGCCAAAACGATTATTCCTTTATTGGAAAAGAACATTCCACTTCGTATTTTGAACACTTTCAATCACGAAAATAAAGGAACGCTAATCACCTCTAATTCTAATAAAGAAGGAATCAAAACACTTTCGGTACTAGAGAATGTGGCTTTGGTAAATCTAGAAGGACGCGGATTGTTAGGGAAAACAGGAGTCGATGCCCGAATTTTCAGAGTCATGGGAGATAATGATATTAGCGTAAGTATCATATCACAAGGATCATCTGAAAGAGGAATTGGGTTAGTGGTTGCCGCTGATAAAGCAACAAAGGCGATGATTGAGCTCGAAAAAGAATTTGAAAATGATTTTTATTCGAAGGATGTCAATAAAATTACGGTAACTGATAATGTTTCGGTAATTTCAATTATTGGACAAGATTTGAGTACGTTTCACAAGCCTTACACCGCCTTGATAAAAAATAAAATTGTTCCAATACTTTTCAATAATACGGTAACGGGCAAGAATGTGAGTTTGGTGGTTTACAAACACCAATTGAACAAAGCGTTGAACGTTATTCACGGGGAAATTTTTGGGGTTTCAAAGAAAATCAATATTGCTGTTTTTGGTCATGGTTTAGTGGGAGGAACCCTAATTAATCAAATATTAGAGTCTGCCGAAACGATTGAGAAAAGAAAAGGAATTAAATTGAATGTTTTTGCAATTGCCAATTCTAAGAATATCCTTTTGAATAAAAATGGAGTGTCTCCAAATTGGAAAAATGAAATACAAACTAACGGCTTTTCGTATTCAATTGATGATGTGATCGCTTATGCAAATGAGCACCATTTAGAGAATTTAATTGCAATAGATAATACGGCCAGTGCCGCATTTGTCGAAAATTATATTCCATTGGTAGAAAGTAGTTTTGACTTGATTTCTTCGAATAAAGTGGCCAATACCTTGAGTTACGGTTTTTATAAAGAACTAAGAAAAGCCTTGGCTGACAATCAGAAAAATTATTTGTATGAAACCAATGTGGGCGCCGGATTACCATTAATTGATACGATAAAATTATTGCATCTTTCGGGCGAAAACATCACTAAAATCAAAGGCGTGTTTTCAGGAACTTTGAGTTATTTATTCAATAATTTTTCTGCCAAGGATGTTCCATTCAGCGAAATATTGAAAGAGGCAATTGATAACGGATACACCGAACCAGATCCAAGAGAAGATTTATGTGGGAATGATGTGGGTAGAAAATTATTGATTTTGGCAAGAGAATTGGATTTGCAAAATGAATTTGAAGAAATTGAAATTCAGAATTTGATTCCAGAACATTTACGCGAAGGAAATGTTTCTGATTTTTTAAATAAATTGAAAGAATTTGATCCTATTTATGATAAAATAAAGAGCGAGCAAGAACCCAACCATGTTTTGAGATACATTGGCGAGTTGTCAGGAGATTTACAACATGATAAGGGAATACTCGAAGTAAAATTAGTTTCCGTACCTTCGGATACCGCTTTGGGAGGATTGAAAGGATCGGATTCTTTCTTCGAAATTTATACGGAATCATACGGTGATCGACCAATTGTGATTCAAGGTGCCGGAGCCGGATCAGCAGTAACGGCCAGAGGAGTTTTTGGAGATATTTTGAGATTGTCAGATAAGGGATAA
- a CDS encoding trans-sulfuration enzyme family protein: MNEQEFGFETHAIRSQLERTQYLEHSVPLFLSSSFVFEDAEDMRASFAEEKDRNIYSRYSNPNNNEFVDKVCKMEGAEAGFAFASGMAAVYSTFAALLKSGDHIVSASSVFGATHSLFVNYFPKWNIETSYFDLTKPETIESFIKPNTKILFAESPTNPAVDIIDLELLGAIAKKHNLILIIDNCFATPYIQQPIKWGAHLVVHSATKLMDGQGRVLGGVTVGKADLIKDIYLFSRLTGPSLSPFNAWVLSKSLETLAIRVDRHCENAMKVAEFLESHPNVNTVKYPFLKSHPQYEIAKKQMKLGGNIVAFEIKGGIEAGRAFLDKIKLCSLSPNLGDTRTIVTHPASTTHSKLSVEERLAVSITDGLVRVSVGLETVKDVIADLEQALRS; encoded by the coding sequence ATGAACGAACAAGAATTTGGGTTTGAAACCCACGCTATACGCAGCCAATTAGAAAGAACCCAATATTTAGAGCATTCCGTGCCTTTGTTTTTGTCTTCAAGCTTTGTGTTTGAAGATGCCGAAGACATGCGTGCCTCTTTTGCGGAAGAGAAAGATAGAAATATTTATAGCCGATACAGCAATCCAAATAACAACGAATTTGTAGATAAAGTTTGTAAAATGGAAGGTGCTGAGGCTGGTTTTGCATTTGCATCTGGAATGGCAGCGGTGTATTCTACTTTTGCTGCCTTGCTGAAATCTGGTGATCATATTGTTTCTGCCAGTAGTGTTTTTGGAGCAACTCATTCCTTGTTTGTAAACTATTTTCCGAAGTGGAATATCGAAACATCGTATTTTGATCTTACTAAACCAGAAACCATCGAGAGTTTTATCAAGCCAAATACGAAGATTCTTTTTGCCGAATCGCCTACGAACCCAGCGGTTGATATTATAGATTTAGAACTGTTAGGAGCTATTGCGAAAAAGCATAATTTGATTTTGATTATCGACAATTGTTTTGCAACACCATATATTCAACAGCCGATAAAATGGGGAGCGCATTTGGTGGTACATTCCGCGACTAAATTAATGGATGGGCAAGGAAGAGTTTTAGGAGGGGTAACTGTTGGAAAAGCGGATTTGATAAAAGATATTTATCTTTTTTCTCGACTTACAGGTCCTTCTTTGTCGCCTTTTAATGCTTGGGTATTGTCTAAAAGTTTAGAGACTTTAGCTATTCGAGTAGACAGACATTGTGAAAATGCGATGAAAGTAGCTGAATTTTTGGAAAGTCATCCTAATGTAAATACCGTTAAGTATCCTTTCTTGAAATCACATCCCCAATATGAAATTGCAAAAAAGCAAATGAAATTGGGTGGTAACATCGTTGCATTTGAAATCAAAGGAGGAATTGAAGCAGGGAGAGCCTTTCTGGATAAAATAAAATTATGTTCATTGTCACCAAATTTAGGAGATACCCGTACAATAGTTACACATCCGGCATCAACAACACACAGTAAATTATCTGTCGAAGAGCGTTTGGCGGTAAGTATCACCGATGGTTTGGTACGAGTTTCTGTAGGTTTGGAAACGGTAAAAGATGTAATTGCCGATTTAGAGCAGGCATTAAGATCGTAG
- the cysD gene encoding sulfate adenylyltransferase subunit CysD yields MSTILKTNALESEAIYIFREVISQFDKPVLLFSGGKDSITLVRLAQKAFFPAKIPFPLLHVDTGHNFPETIEFRDKLVAELGLELIVRNVQDAIDEGKVVEESGKYSSRNSLQTTTLLDAIEEFKFDACIGGARRDEEKARAKERIFSVRDDFGQWDEKNQRPELFDLLNGKIENGQNVRVFPISNWTELDVWSYIEQEQIEIPSIYFSHKRKVFLRDGLIWSHSPYVYQEEDEQIEERIVRFRTVGDMSCTAAVESYAATIQEVVGEIRSSTISERGARIDDKRSEAAMEKRKQQGYF; encoded by the coding sequence ATGAGTACGATATTAAAAACAAATGCTTTAGAAAGCGAAGCGATATACATATTTAGAGAAGTGATTTCTCAGTTTGACAAGCCGGTTTTGCTTTTCTCGGGAGGAAAAGATTCTATCACATTGGTTCGATTAGCACAAAAAGCTTTTTTTCCTGCCAAGATTCCTTTCCCGCTTTTGCATGTTGACACTGGGCATAACTTTCCTGAAACAATAGAATTTAGAGATAAATTGGTAGCCGAATTAGGATTGGAATTAATCGTTCGTAATGTGCAAGATGCTATTGATGAAGGTAAGGTAGTAGAAGAATCAGGGAAATATTCGAGCAGAAACAGCTTGCAAACAACGACACTTTTGGATGCAATCGAAGAATTCAAATTTGATGCTTGTATTGGTGGAGCGCGTCGTGACGAAGAAAAAGCAAGAGCCAAAGAACGTATTTTTTCGGTACGTGATGATTTTGGTCAATGGGACGAGAAAAACCAACGTCCGGAATTGTTTGATTTATTAAACGGAAAAATTGAAAATGGTCAAAATGTTCGTGTTTTCCCGATTTCGAACTGGACCGAATTGGATGTTTGGAGTTATATCGAACAAGAGCAAATCGAGATTCCATCTATTTATTTTTCACACAAACGCAAAGTTTTTTTGAGAGACGGTTTGATCTGGTCACACTCTCCTTATGTGTACCAAGAAGAAGACGAACAAATCGAAGAACGAATTGTTCGCTTCAGAACCGTCGGGGATATGAGTTGTACTGCAGCAGTAGAGTCGTATGCGGCAACTATTCAGGAAGTAGTTGGCGAAATCAGATCGTCTACCATTTCCGAAAGAGGAGCCAGAATTGATGACAAACGTTCGGAAGCCGCGATGGAGAAAAGAAAGCAACAAGGGTACTTTTAA